The following are from one region of the Candidatus Zixiibacteriota bacterium genome:
- a CDS encoding beta-lactamase family protein, translating into MLLVLIFSASCREIQNELDHYLVAANELWGFEGTALVAVRGRIILCKGYGLANKEMGIPNTPQTRFYMGSITKQFTAAAILKLQEQGLLDINDPITKYLPEYPRPSGDKVKLRHLLSHSSGIPNYTDDPRIVLKRTMRMTPEELIRSFQYKALEFEPGTEFRYSNSNYIILGVIIERVSGQSYEAYLHHNILHLAGMKNTGYARREAGIPDRADGYTQEEPGQLVDAVPVDHSILYSAGALYSTVEDIFLWDRALYGNSILSRQSVEAMMTPNLGNYGFGWMLENKYGRRHAYHGGFLDGFNSIYSRWPDDHLCIVVFSNDDEAPVKKMAMGLAAIVFGKPYVKPIRKTPRVIDPRRLHEYAGAYQVDSGLYRYVIVDNDSLYTNLRLEPRQLLYPQAVDTFFFASDNTRLMAFGKDDSGRVDELGVIDEGIIYPAKKMLIDSLGMGELPVIPTVLPYEELVQLTGIYWLESYTDENNIKFTLVIAQKEGKLFASIGRSEPIELTALSENEFIYPASEFRITFIINGDGNAPGCIIEMGDAEIRGEKIR; encoded by the coding sequence GTGCTTTTAGTTCTGATATTTTCCGCCTCCTGCCGCGAAATCCAAAATGAACTCGATCACTATCTTGTGGCGGCCAATGAATTGTGGGGATTCGAGGGAACCGCACTGGTGGCGGTCAGGGGCAGGATAATTCTTTGCAAGGGCTATGGCCTGGCCAATAAGGAAATGGGTATTCCCAATACACCCCAGACCAGGTTTTATATGGGTTCTATCACCAAGCAATTCACCGCGGCCGCGATATTAAAACTCCAGGAACAGGGATTGCTTGATATAAATGACCCCATAACCAAATATCTTCCGGAATACCCCCGGCCCAGCGGAGATAAAGTCAAACTGCGACATCTTCTATCTCATTCCTCGGGAATCCCCAATTACACCGATGATCCCCGGATTGTCCTCAAACGAACCATGCGCATGACACCCGAGGAATTGATAAGGTCATTTCAATACAAAGCGCTCGAATTCGAACCGGGAACGGAATTCAGATACAGTAATTCCAATTATATTATTCTGGGCGTTATCATAGAAAGAGTCTCCGGTCAGTCATATGAAGCCTACCTGCACCACAATATTTTGCACTTGGCCGGTATGAAGAACACCGGATATGCCCGGCGCGAGGCCGGAATCCCCGATCGGGCCGATGGGTATACCCAGGAGGAACCGGGCCAACTGGTCGATGCTGTTCCGGTGGATCATTCCATTCTTTATTCGGCGGGGGCCCTTTATTCCACCGTCGAGGATATATTTTTGTGGGACCGGGCGCTTTATGGCAATTCCATTCTCAGCCGCCAATCGGTTGAGGCTATGATGACACCCAATCTCGGGAATTACGGTTTTGGCTGGATGCTGGAAAATAAATATGGGCGCCGGCATGCCTATCACGGCGGTTTTCTGGATGGTTTCAATTCGATTTACAGCCGCTGGCCGGATGATCATCTGTGCATTGTCGTTTTCAGCAATGATGACGAGGCCCCGGTAAAAAAGATGGCCATGGGACTGGCCGCGATTGTTTTCGGGAAGCCTTATGTAAAACCGATACGAAAAACACCGCGAGTCATCGATCCCCGCCGTCTTCATGAATACGCGGGGGCCTATCAGGTCGATTCCGGCCTGTACCGTTATGTCATTGTTGACAACGATTCGCTTTACACCAATCTGCGCCTTGAACCACGCCAGCTTCTCTATCCCCAGGCGGTTGATACCTTCTTTTTCGCTTCCGACAATACCAGATTGATGGCCTTTGGAAAAGATGATTCCGGACGTGTCGATGAGCTTGGTGTGATTGACGAGGGGATAATATATCCTGCAAAGAAGATGTTAATTGATAGTCTCGGTATGGGGGAACTTCCTGTTATTCCTACGGTACTGCCTTATGAAGAACTGGTGCAATTGACCGGAATATACTGGCTGGAGTCCTATACCGATGAAAATAATATTAAATTCACTCTGGTCATTGCCCAGAAAGAAGGCAAGCTATTCGCCTCGATCGGCCGATCGGAGCCAATCGAATTAACGGCTCTTTCTGAAAACGAATTCATCTATCCGGCTTCCGAATTTCGGATTACTTTTATCATAAACGGCGATGGCAACGCCCCCGGGTGTATTATAGAAATGGGTGATGCGGAAATCCGCGGTGAAAAGATCAGATAA
- a CDS encoding DDE-type integrase/transposase/recombinase → MMTESDWACLVLVLDWYTKQIVRYHCGARATLRDWLTALNQGPNKHFPEGVRDRGLHLMSDNGSQPTSEKFMRACSLLDVHQAFTSYNNPKGNADTERLMRTIKEELIWLREWRNPYDLSAAIGSWIE, encoded by the coding sequence GTGATGACGGAGAGTGACTGGGCTTGTTTGGTGTTGGTGCTGGATTGGTACACCAAGCAGATCGTAAGGTATCACTGCGGGGCTCGGGCGACCTTGCGCGACTGGCTGACAGCTTTGAATCAGGGACCGAACAAACATTTTCCGGAGGGTGTTCGTGATCGGGGTTTGCACCTGATGTCGGATAACGGCAGCCAACCGACCTCGGAGAAGTTCATGCGTGCCTGTTCCCTGTTGGATGTTCACCAGGCCTTCACCAGCTACAACAATCCCAAAGGGAACGCTGACACGGAGCGGCTGATGCGGACGATCAAGGAAGAATTGATCTGGCTACGGGAGTGGCGGAATCCATACGATCTATCAGCGGCAATCGGCAGTTGGATTGAGTAG